One genomic segment of Leptolyngbya sp. 'hensonii' includes these proteins:
- a CDS encoding ATP-binding sensor histidine kinase has protein sequence MVTIPGYQVIEQLHESPRSFIYRGVRECDRLPVILKTLKQAYPSPEAIARLRLEYTITHSLDLAGVAKAYSLETYPRGLAIVLEDFGGVALSHLMQQRSFTLVEVLNLAMQITQSLGDIHQQNIIHKDINPSNIAVNPTTGQVKIIDFGIAAALSRENPTLSSPKVIEGTLAYMSPEQTGRMNRVMDYRTDFYSLGVLLYQLLCDRLPFVTNDAMEMVHCHIAKQPIPLQAINPSIPVVVSNLVTKLLAKVAEERYQSAWGIQADLQRCLQQWQTHGKIATFPLAERDRSDRFQIPQTLYGREADVKTLLKAYERVASGSCELILVSGHAGIGKSALVQELYRPMTQQRGYLIAGKFDPFHCDKPYTALIAAFRDLMRQLLSETAEEIAHWREHLLSALGENGQVIIDAIPEVQLILGEQPAVPDLAPAAAENRFNLALQNFVRVFTQPDRPLVIFLDDLQWADRASLKLIQRLLTAPDGQYLMVIGAYRDNAVTASHPLAATLNQVQQAGVSNHTIALSALSIAHVNELIADTVNCDLAQALPLAELLMQKTDGNPFFLNELLKALYQDGHLNFDPQQGQWLWDLHTIQAAQLTDNVVELVVGKIQKLPSLAQQRLTLAACIGYQFDLATLAIVSEQSPTAVAADLWDALQVGLIVPIGNGYKLFQSAHLLEHESINGLKQTDFHPSPAYRFAHDRVRQAAYALISEALRQPIHLKVGQLLWQATPADDLESKVFDIVNHLNVGLDLILDQTQKHELAALNLMAGRSAQASVAYETAANYLAIGRNLLSVTSWSQAYELTLALYVTSAEVAYLCSDFEQMEALTALVLQQTSDPLDQVTIYQIQMRACITQGRMAEAITIALKALNLLEVRIPPNPDLTDIVEQARQTKRVLAGRAVEDLLQLPRMTDPLKLAAMKTIACVCTPTYFTAPHLWQLMVFQKMQLSLEYGNAPGSAFGYADYGMVLCGVEDNLDQGYQFAQLASHLLPQLDAKEFVPKTLLLVNIYLRHWKEHLRETLNPLLEAYQQGLETGDLEYATAAIAFRFYHAYLVGKPLPELDVEMTAYAKTLRQFNQPRAVNLTSIYHQAIFNLMGQSAHPCALVGASYNESEQLPQHLAKNDQSTLFHLSLNKLILHYWFQNYAQATQAAATAIQLLSDGAMGLLVVPIAYFYDSLAHLAIVADASLAERSQILDRVASNQQKMQHWADHAPMNYQHKFELVEAERYRILGNPLAAMEAYDRAIDLANQHDYRQEAALANELAAMFYLSRGQTKVAPVYLLEAHYTYQQWGAIAKVKDLEERYSQLLSDHARRSQSSTLSQVRSTSPDTSNSTESAVLDLGTLMKAAQTLASEIVLDQLLSNLMKILLENAGAERGYLILETQGKLLIEAEGVIHHAATADAPQEPVTVLQSIPLEDAITLHRPLAIRIIHYVVRTQESVVLNHATQDSRFSQDPYIIQYQPKSILCTPLMHQGKLSGILYVENNLTIDAFTPERLEVLQLLSVQAAIALENARLYHQLEQRVQERTAELFQANQQLQENEQQILQSLEKERELNLLKSKFVSMVSHEFRNPMTTIGGCAKTLQNPNRHLNEAQKEAYFKLIQDSISDMLRLLDEVLVLGRTEAGGLQYNPKPLNLKPFCQGIIETLQVNLSAQQTLTLTYQGENNPVTMDSTLMQHILTNLLSNAIKYSPQGGQIRFDVTCEGTMATFQIQDQGIGIPLKDQERLFETFHRSSNVGEIQGTGLGLAIVKRCVDLHRGRIDLASEVNVGTTVTVMLPTTAV, from the coding sequence GGCACCCTTGCCTACATGTCTCCAGAGCAAACAGGTCGCATGAATCGGGTGATGGATTACCGCACGGATTTCTATTCCCTGGGTGTGCTGCTGTATCAATTGTTGTGCGATCGACTGCCCTTCGTCACCAACGATGCCATGGAAATGGTGCATTGCCACATTGCTAAACAGCCAATCCCACTCCAGGCAATCAATCCATCAATCCCCGTAGTGGTTTCCAACCTGGTGACGAAACTCCTGGCAAAAGTCGCCGAAGAGCGGTATCAGAGTGCTTGGGGCATTCAGGCAGATTTGCAGCGCTGCTTGCAGCAGTGGCAAACCCACGGCAAGATTGCCACCTTTCCCCTGGCTGAGCGCGATCGGTCTGACCGCTTCCAAATTCCCCAAACACTATATGGCAGAGAAGCAGACGTAAAGACGTTATTGAAAGCCTATGAGCGAGTTGCCAGCGGCAGTTGCGAGTTGATTCTGGTGTCTGGTCATGCGGGCATTGGCAAGTCAGCCTTAGTCCAGGAACTGTATCGACCCATGACCCAGCAACGGGGGTATTTGATTGCTGGAAAATTTGACCCGTTTCACTGCGACAAACCCTATACCGCCCTGATTGCGGCGTTTCGTGACCTGATGCGTCAACTCCTGTCTGAAACGGCAGAGGAGATTGCCCACTGGCGAGAACACCTATTGTCGGCTCTGGGAGAAAATGGGCAGGTTATCATCGACGCGATCCCTGAAGTGCAGCTCATTCTGGGTGAACAGCCTGCTGTGCCCGATCTGGCTCCCGCCGCCGCCGAAAATCGCTTTAATCTTGCCTTGCAAAACTTTGTCCGGGTGTTTACTCAGCCCGATCGTCCCCTGGTGATCTTTCTAGATGATTTGCAGTGGGCTGATCGCGCCTCTCTCAAGTTGATTCAGCGCTTGCTTACCGCTCCCGATGGTCAATACCTGATGGTGATTGGTGCCTATCGAGACAATGCAGTCACGGCAAGCCATCCCCTCGCGGCAACCCTGAATCAAGTTCAGCAGGCAGGAGTTTCAAACCATACCATTGCTCTTTCAGCGTTGTCGATCGCCCATGTAAACGAACTGATTGCCGATACAGTCAACTGTGATTTAGCGCAGGCACTGCCTCTGGCAGAACTGCTGATGCAAAAGACGGATGGCAATCCCTTTTTCTTGAATGAGCTATTGAAAGCCCTTTATCAGGACGGGCACCTCAATTTTGATCCACAGCAAGGTCAGTGGTTGTGGGATCTACATACCATCCAGGCTGCCCAGCTAACCGATAATGTAGTTGAGTTGGTGGTTGGCAAAATTCAAAAATTACCATCCCTTGCTCAACAACGTTTGACGTTGGCGGCTTGCATTGGCTATCAGTTTGATTTAGCCACGCTGGCGATCGTCAGTGAACAGTCCCCCACGGCAGTGGCGGCTGATCTATGGGATGCGCTACAGGTTGGGCTGATTGTGCCGATCGGAAATGGTTATAAGCTCTTCCAGTCGGCACATCTCCTGGAGCATGAATCGATCAATGGGCTGAAGCAGACAGATTTCCATCCCTCTCCCGCTTACCGCTTTGCCCACGATCGGGTGCGACAAGCAGCCTATGCGCTCATTTCTGAAGCGCTACGGCAACCGATTCATCTCAAAGTGGGACAATTGCTCTGGCAAGCTACACCAGCAGACGACTTAGAAAGCAAGGTTTTTGACATTGTTAACCACCTGAATGTGGGATTAGATTTAATTCTGGATCAGACCCAAAAGCATGAATTAGCCGCACTCAATTTGATGGCAGGTCGGTCTGCTCAGGCATCCGTCGCCTATGAAACCGCTGCCAACTATTTAGCGATCGGTCGTAACTTACTGAGTGTCACCAGTTGGAGTCAGGCGTATGAGTTGACGCTGGCTCTGTATGTGACTTCGGCAGAAGTTGCCTATCTATGCAGCGACTTTGAGCAAATGGAAGCTCTGACGGCATTAGTGTTGCAACAAACCAGCGATCCACTCGATCAGGTGACGATTTACCAAATCCAAATGCGGGCTTGCATCACCCAGGGTCGTATGGCGGAGGCAATCACGATCGCCCTCAAGGCGTTGAACCTCCTGGAAGTCAGGATACCGCCCAATCCTGATCTCACCGACATTGTGGAACAAGCCAGACAAACAAAACGGGTGTTGGCAGGGAGAGCGGTTGAAGATTTGCTTCAGCTACCCAGGATGACCGACCCGCTGAAACTGGCTGCCATGAAGACGATCGCCTGCGTCTGTACACCCACTTACTTCACCGCGCCTCACCTGTGGCAACTGATGGTGTTCCAAAAAATGCAGCTTTCCCTAGAATATGGCAACGCCCCAGGTTCAGCCTTTGGCTATGCCGACTATGGCATGGTGCTTTGTGGGGTTGAAGATAACCTGGATCAGGGCTATCAGTTTGCTCAACTGGCATCCCATCTCTTGCCTCAATTGGATGCTAAAGAATTTGTGCCTAAAACCTTGCTGTTGGTAAATATCTACCTGCGCCATTGGAAAGAGCATCTTCGGGAAACGTTAAATCCACTGTTGGAAGCCTATCAGCAGGGCTTAGAAACGGGAGATTTAGAATACGCTACGGCGGCGATCGCCTTTCGTTTTTACCATGCCTATTTGGTGGGCAAGCCTTTGCCAGAACTGGATGTGGAAATGACTGCCTATGCAAAGACGCTGCGTCAATTTAACCAGCCACGAGCTGTGAATTTAACCAGCATCTATCATCAAGCCATTTTCAATTTGATGGGGCAGTCCGCACACCCCTGCGCTTTAGTCGGTGCCAGCTACAATGAAAGCGAACAGTTGCCCCAGCACCTTGCCAAAAATGATCAAAGTACGCTGTTTCATCTGTCTCTCAACAAGCTGATATTGCATTACTGGTTTCAGAACTATGCCCAGGCGACTCAAGCTGCCGCCACTGCGATCCAGCTTTTAAGCGACGGGGCCATGGGGCTGCTGGTGGTTCCCATCGCTTACTTTTATGACTCCCTGGCGCATCTTGCGATCGTTGCAGATGCGTCCCTGGCTGAACGATCGCAAATCCTGGACAGGGTTGCCAGCAATCAGCAAAAAATGCAGCATTGGGCAGACCATGCTCCCATGAACTATCAACATAAGTTTGAACTCGTCGAAGCCGAACGCTACCGTATCCTGGGAAACCCCCTAGCAGCGATGGAGGCGTACGATCGCGCCATTGACTTGGCCAATCAGCACGACTATCGCCAGGAAGCAGCGCTGGCGAACGAATTAGCGGCTATGTTCTACTTGAGCAGGGGACAAACTAAAGTCGCCCCCGTTTACTTACTAGAGGCTCACTATACCTATCAGCAATGGGGAGCCATCGCCAAGGTCAAGGATTTAGAGGAACGCTATTCCCAGCTTTTGAGCGATCACGCTAGACGAAGCCAATCCAGTACCCTCAGCCAAGTCCGATCCACTTCGCCAGACACCTCCAACAGCACCGAATCCGCCGTTCTGGATCTGGGTACGCTGATGAAAGCGGCTCAAACGCTTGCGAGTGAAATTGTGTTGGATCAGTTGCTAAGTAACTTGATGAAGATTTTGCTGGAAAATGCGGGTGCGGAGCGGGGCTATTTAATCTTAGAAACCCAGGGCAAGTTGCTGATTGAGGCTGAAGGCGTAATCCATCATGCGGCCACCGCAGATGCACCTCAGGAACCGGTGACGGTCTTGCAATCCATTCCGCTGGAAGATGCCATCACCTTACATCGTCCGCTTGCCATCAGAATTATCCATTATGTGGTTCGTACCCAGGAAAGCGTCGTCCTTAACCACGCAACTCAGGACAGTAGGTTCAGCCAGGATCCCTACATCATTCAATATCAGCCCAAGTCTATCCTCTGCACGCCGTTGATGCATCAGGGCAAACTTTCCGGTATTCTCTATGTGGAAAACAATCTCACGATCGATGCCTTTACACCTGAACGGCTAGAGGTCTTACAACTCCTTTCAGTCCAGGCGGCGATCGCGCTTGAAAATGCCCGTCTGTATCACCAGTTAGAACAGCGGGTGCAGGAACGGACGGCAGAACTCTTCCAGGCAAATCAGCAACTCCAGGAAAACGAGCAGCAGATCTTGCAGTCGTTAGAAAAAGAGCGGGAACTCAATTTGCTCAAGTCGAAATTTGTTTCCATGGTGTCCCACGAATTTCGCAATCCCATGACGACGATTGGCGGTTGTGCCAAGACACTGCAAAATCCCAATCGTCACCTGAATGAAGCGCAGAAAGAAGCTTACTTCAAACTGATTCAAGACTCGATCTCAGATATGCTGCGCCTGCTGGATGAAGTCCTGGTGCTGGGCAGAACCGAAGCCGGAGGACTGCAATATAACCCTAAACCATTGAACTTGAAACCGTTCTGCCAGGGAATCATCGAAACCTTGCAGGTGAATCTCAGCGCCCAGCAAACCCTGACCTTAACCTATCAGGGAGAGAACAACCCAGTCACGATGGACAGTACCCTGATGCAGCATATTCTAACCAACCTACTTTCCAATGCCATCAAGTATTCTCCCCAGGGGGGACAGATTCGCTTTGATGTCACCTGTGAGGGGACGATGGCAACCTTTCAAATCCAGGATCAGGGCATTGGGATTCCACTGAAGGATCAGGAACGGTTGTTTGAAACCTTCCACCGCTCCAGTAATGTGGGTGAAATTCAAGGCACCGGGCTGGGACTCGCGATCGTCAAACGATGCGTTGACTTGCACCGGGGACGTATTGATTTGGCGAGTGAAGTGAACGTTGGCACAACCGTAACGGTGATGTTACCAACTACCGCTGTGTGA